Proteins found in one Bacteroidales bacterium genomic segment:
- a CDS encoding HsdR family type I site-specific deoxyribonuclease has product MEVPSFIEDHISQVPALQLLMKMGYQYLTPDQALDARGGRSSNVLLETILRQQLQKINSIIYKDKEFEFSDANINAAVVALRDLPLQDGYLVANQYFYDLVTLGKSFEQNILGDKKSFSFKYIDWKRPENNVFHITEEFSVMRHGRNDHYRPDIVLFVNGIPMVVIECKSPIIKEPLDKALEQHMRNQQDDGIRSLYLYSNILIGLAVHDAKFATTATQKEFWNIWKEMFYLKEEEKNFIESLSSLKNKNLQPDDKTILFSERYRSVLKYFEEQYKEEQLLTEQDKLLYCICKPGRLLELMYNFIVFDDGIKKIARYQQYFSVKQTMTKISKTDINGKRTGGVIWHTQGSGKSLTMVMLAQQIAMNPEIKNPKILLVTDRIELDDQITNTFKKCGMPVINAKTGRHLADLIESNTAEIITTVINKFEAAVNQIKPGLDTKDTFILVDEGHRSQYGSFNINMLKVFPDACFIAFTGTPLMKKEKNTAAKFGGIIDEYSIVKAVADKAVVPLLYEGRHNLFDVNEKPLDSFFEKVAEPLTPYGKAALKRKFSTKSQLNKADQIIYARAWDISEHFSINFQGTGFKGQLVAPSKLIAIKYKNYFDEIGKVYTDVLISPPDTREGEEDVFEKIDDKVKLFWKAMMDKYGNPDKYEKMLINAFKKQEFPEIIIVVDKLLTGFDAPVNTVMYLTRQLREHSLLQAIARVNRLHPGKDHGFIIDYFGNLENLDAALNTYSGLSAFDNDDLDGTLANISEEIAKLPQAHSEVWDIFKTIANKYDETAYEELLSDEAIRHSFYEKLSVFGRILKIALSSFEFVTKTSENTIDKYKKDARFFLSLRISVKRRYSDEADYKEYEPQVQKLIDQHISTEGEILKITQLVDIFDKDQREAEVEKISGKAAKADHIATRTSKAISIKMNEDPVFYKKLSQLLKETIEDYHRHRISEAEYFAKAKEYEETFFSGKRADIPMSIQGDDVKIAFYNLAVALLSDIVKQSSLDKTVFEKIAKGIDEIIQSIIFINSDLLVDWQNNRDVEGKIRIAIDDYCFELKKENNFECPLQKIDELIEECLKVAKLKYTK; this is encoded by the coding sequence ATGGAAGTCCCCTCATTCATCGAAGACCACATTTCTCAGGTGCCTGCCCTGCAGTTGCTCATGAAAATGGGGTATCAATACCTCACTCCAGATCAGGCACTTGATGCCCGTGGTGGCCGCAGCAGCAACGTACTGCTCGAAACCATCCTCAGGCAACAGTTGCAGAAAATAAACAGCATTATATACAAGGACAAAGAATTTGAATTTTCTGATGCCAATATCAATGCCGCTGTGGTCGCCTTGCGCGACTTACCCTTGCAGGATGGCTACCTTGTTGCAAACCAATATTTCTATGACCTTGTTACGCTGGGTAAAAGTTTCGAGCAAAACATTTTGGGCGATAAAAAGAGTTTTTCCTTCAAATATATTGACTGGAAAAGACCTGAAAACAATGTCTTTCATATTACCGAAGAATTCAGCGTAATGCGCCATGGCCGCAACGATCATTACCGTCCCGATATCGTTTTATTTGTCAATGGCATCCCTATGGTCGTCATTGAGTGTAAAAGCCCAATAATTAAAGAACCTCTAGATAAAGCATTAGAACAACACATGCGTAACCAACAGGATGATGGTATTCGCTCACTGTATCTTTATTCGAATATACTCATTGGGCTTGCGGTTCACGATGCCAAATTTGCCACCACAGCAACCCAAAAGGAATTTTGGAATATCTGGAAAGAAATGTTCTATTTAAAAGAAGAAGAGAAAAACTTCATTGAATCACTTTCTTCCTTAAAAAATAAGAATCTCCAGCCGGATGATAAAACGATACTGTTTTCTGAGAGGTACAGATCTGTTTTAAAATATTTCGAAGAGCAATACAAAGAGGAGCAGCTACTTACAGAACAGGACAAATTGCTTTACTGTATTTGTAAGCCAGGTCGCTTACTCGAGCTCATGTACAATTTCATTGTTTTTGATGATGGAATAAAAAAAATTGCGCGCTACCAGCAATACTTTTCCGTCAAGCAGACTATGACCAAAATTTCAAAAACCGACATCAATGGTAAGCGCACCGGCGGTGTGATCTGGCATACACAGGGTAGCGGAAAATCCCTGACCATGGTTATGCTGGCACAGCAAATCGCAATGAATCCTGAAATTAAGAATCCTAAAATACTATTGGTAACCGACCGCATTGAGCTCGATGATCAGATCACGAATACTTTTAAAAAATGTGGTATGCCCGTAATTAATGCCAAAACAGGAAGGCATCTTGCTGACCTTATTGAAAGCAATACAGCAGAGATCATCACAACAGTAATAAACAAATTTGAAGCTGCTGTAAACCAGATTAAACCCGGATTGGATACAAAAGATACATTTATACTGGTGGATGAGGGCCATCGCAGTCAGTATGGCTCATTCAATATCAATATGCTCAAAGTATTTCCGGATGCCTGTTTTATCGCTTTCACAGGCACACCTTTAATGAAAAAAGAAAAGAATACTGCTGCTAAGTTTGGTGGTATTATTGACGAATATTCTATTGTCAAAGCAGTCGCTGACAAAGCGGTCGTTCCCTTGCTTTACGAAGGCAGGCACAACCTTTTCGATGTGAATGAAAAACCGCTGGATAGCTTCTTTGAAAAAGTTGCAGAACCGCTTACCCCTTATGGAAAAGCTGCCTTAAAAAGAAAATTTAGTACAAAAAGCCAGCTCAATAAAGCCGACCAGATAATTTATGCCCGGGCATGGGATATCTCTGAACATTTTTCTATTAATTTTCAGGGTACTGGTTTTAAAGGGCAGTTGGTAGCGCCATCAAAACTGATTGCCATTAAATACAAAAACTATTTTGATGAAATAGGAAAAGTGTACACGGATGTTCTTATTTCACCGCCCGATACAAGGGAAGGTGAAGAAGATGTTTTCGAGAAAATTGATGATAAAGTCAAGCTGTTTTGGAAAGCAATGATGGACAAATACGGCAATCCTGATAAGTATGAAAAAATGTTGATAAATGCATTCAAGAAGCAGGAATTTCCAGAAATAATAATTGTGGTTGATAAGCTATTGACTGGTTTTGATGCCCCGGTAAATACGGTAATGTATTTAACCCGCCAGTTAAGGGAACACTCCCTGTTGCAGGCAATTGCCCGTGTCAATCGCTTGCATCCGGGTAAAGATCATGGCTTTATTATTGATTATTTCGGCAATTTGGAAAATCTTGATGCAGCCCTTAACACCTATTCCGGCTTATCGGCTTTCGATAATGATGATTTGGATGGTACATTGGCCAATATAAGCGAAGAAATTGCTAAACTGCCTCAGGCACATTCCGAAGTATGGGATATTTTTAAAACAATTGCCAACAAATACGATGAAACAGCTTATGAAGAGTTGCTCTCTGATGAAGCAATAAGGCACAGTTTTTATGAAAAATTATCCGTATTTGGCCGCATACTGAAAATAGCATTGTCAAGTTTCGAATTTGTTACCAAAACCTCCGAAAATACTATTGATAAGTATAAGAAAGATGCAAGGTTTTTTCTTTCGCTGCGAATTTCTGTAAAACGCCGTTACTCCGATGAAGCAGATTATAAAGAATACGAACCTCAGGTGCAGAAACTAATCGACCAGCATATTTCCACCGAAGGAGAGATACTAAAAATAACACAATTGGTGGATATTTTCGACAAGGATCAGCGTGAAGCAGAAGTGGAGAAAATATCTGGTAAAGCAGCTAAAGCCGACCATATTGCCACCCGTACCTCAAAAGCAATCAGTATAAAAATGAATGAAGACCCTGTTTTCTATAAAAAATTATCACAACTTTTAAAGGAAACTATTGAAGATTATCATCGTCATCGGATCTCCGAAGCGGAATATTTTGCAAAAGCAAAAGAATATGAAGAAACATTCTTTTCAGGCAAACGCGCTGATATACCCATGTCCATCCAGGGTGACGATGTCAAAATAGCTTTTTACAACCTTGCCGTAGCTCTTTTAAGTGATATTGTGAAGCAATCGTCTTTAGATAAAACTGTTTTTGAAAAAATCGCAAAAGGTATTGATGAAATAATACAATCTATTATTTTCATCAATAGCGATCTTCTCGTTGATTGGCAAAACAACCGTGATGTTGAAGGTAAAATAAGAATCGCCATTGATGATTATTGCTTTGAACTTAAAAAAGAAAACAATTTTGAATGTCCGCTTCAAAAGATTGATGAGCTTATCGAAGAATGTCTGAAGGTCGCAAAACTCAAATACACTAAATGA
- a CDS encoding M48 family metallopeptidase, with product MTKTSAHYIIYSNHKINFLLQYSNRKTLGIKVLPDASVLVTAPAGSTVPEIYKKIKSKALWILRQQLNFQHYHPFTPPRKYINGETHLYLGRQYKLKIFESCENSIVLYRGHIIINAQITHSDHIEKSLKEWYRNKAAKIFFDVLNSSFPKFSNYKIPFPVIQIRFMPKRWGSCTPSGKIILNPELIKAPKASIEYVITHELCHLIHPNHTKSFFNLQQKLMPDWKKWKQRLEYHLA from the coding sequence ATGACAAAAACTTCTGCACACTATATTATTTACAGTAATCATAAAATAAATTTCTTGCTGCAATACAGTAATAGAAAAACCCTGGGCATTAAAGTCCTTCCAGATGCCTCAGTGCTTGTTACGGCTCCGGCTGGCAGCACAGTACCAGAAATATATAAAAAAATCAAATCTAAAGCTCTATGGATTCTTCGTCAACAGTTAAACTTTCAGCATTACCATCCATTCACTCCACCTAGAAAATACATTAATGGAGAAACTCACTTATACCTCGGCAGGCAATATAAACTTAAGATTTTTGAGTCTTGCGAAAACAGCATTGTTTTGTATAGGGGGCATATAATAATAAATGCCCAAATAACGCATTCGGACCATATTGAAAAATCCTTGAAGGAATGGTACAGAAATAAAGCAGCAAAAATATTTTTTGATGTACTTAATTCATCGTTTCCTAAATTCAGCAACTATAAAATTCCGTTTCCTGTTATACAGATTAGGTTTATGCCAAAACGTTGGGGTAGCTGCACCCCTTCAGGTAAAATTATCTTGAACCCGGAACTCATCAAAGCGCCCAAAGCCAGTATTGAATATGTAATAACCCACGAGCTCTGTCATTTGATTCATCCCAACCACACAAAGTCCTTTTTTAACCTTCAGCAAAAACTAATGCCCGACTGGAAGAAATGGAAACAGCGTCTTGAATATCACCTTGCATAA
- a CDS encoding putative DNA binding domain-containing protein: MTIEQLKKLKESEDKVEFKEAKGGNYAYNGGSRINPKERRKCILGYVTAFANDGGGFLVFGIHDKHPHKVVGTTQCTGAVGKMEQDVYRDTKIRVNAFELFDENGLRVLVIEIPGRPIGKVYKFEDVPLMRVGEELLPMSDEYYRKIINETEPDFSASICKHLSIADLDVKAIDILKNKYASKKQNPSFRSLSTEQVLSDLNLMIDAKLTYAALILLGSPKPISKYLPQASVIIEYRKSLTQISYDARIEYCESLFTAIDKIWAYINQPLSNPNEHFQQGPYIINIQRFNEEVVREAILNAIAHRDYHLSSSVVLKLFPEKLIVLNPGGFPLGVTKENILSVSSMPRNRLLAETLEKTGLVERSSQGVDKMFKIMLSESKPEPDFTNTDDFQVELDLLGNIRDINFAFFINEEQKLRDKDNQLGVFDIIALDKVRQGLTADKLQPAILEKLINEKLIGHIGSPASGRLILSEKYYEISRQLSTVRGYKQQELQAIISCFDNFSEIKMGAFVDVFKNTLSRPKVKYLVDKLCKDGVLLQSGKGAGVTYNLASSFAKATDKVSAVIDYLKSLT; the protein is encoded by the coding sequence ATGACAATAGAACAATTAAAAAAACTAAAAGAGTCTGAAGATAAAGTCGAGTTCAAAGAGGCAAAAGGTGGTAACTATGCATACAACGGCGGCTCGCGTATCAATCCTAAAGAACGCCGTAAATGTATACTAGGATACGTCACCGCTTTCGCAAACGATGGTGGCGGATTTCTTGTTTTTGGCATTCATGATAAACATCCTCATAAGGTGGTTGGCACAACTCAATGCACCGGTGCTGTTGGTAAAATGGAACAAGATGTTTACCGAGATACCAAAATCAGGGTAAATGCCTTTGAATTGTTTGACGAAAATGGTCTTCGTGTTTTGGTAATCGAAATCCCTGGGCGCCCAATCGGAAAGGTATATAAATTCGAAGATGTGCCCCTCATGCGAGTTGGGGAGGAGTTACTTCCTATGTCCGATGAATATTACCGGAAAATAATAAATGAAACGGAACCGGATTTCTCAGCTTCTATCTGTAAACATTTGTCTATTGCTGATCTTGATGTAAAGGCAATTGATATATTAAAGAATAAGTACGCTTCAAAAAAGCAAAATCCCTCTTTTCGCTCACTTTCTACAGAACAGGTCTTATCAGACTTGAATTTAATGATTGACGCAAAACTTACTTATGCTGCATTAATCCTTCTCGGTTCTCCAAAACCTATTAGTAAATATCTGCCTCAGGCATCAGTTATTATTGAATATAGAAAATCGCTTACGCAAATATCTTATGATGCACGCATTGAATATTGCGAATCATTGTTCACTGCAATTGATAAAATATGGGCCTATATTAACCAGCCCTTATCCAATCCTAACGAGCATTTTCAGCAAGGTCCGTATATCATCAATATACAACGTTTCAACGAAGAAGTAGTTCGTGAAGCTATTCTTAATGCTATCGCTCACCGTGATTATCATCTTTCCAGCAGTGTGGTCTTGAAACTATTTCCGGAAAAACTTATTGTTCTTAATCCTGGCGGTTTCCCGCTTGGTGTTACCAAAGAAAATATTTTATCCGTTTCTAGTATGCCTCGAAATAGGCTTCTTGCTGAAACACTTGAAAAAACAGGCCTGGTTGAACGATCAAGCCAGGGTGTGGATAAAATGTTTAAAATTATGCTCTCTGAGTCTAAACCCGAACCTGACTTCACCAACACAGATGACTTTCAGGTTGAGCTGGATTTACTCGGTAATATTAGGGATATTAATTTTGCTTTTTTTATTAATGAAGAACAAAAGCTGAGAGATAAAGATAACCAACTTGGCGTTTTTGACATTATTGCTCTTGATAAAGTCAGGCAAGGTCTTACTGCCGATAAACTTCAACCAGCCATTTTAGAAAAGTTGATAAATGAAAAGCTTATCGGGCACATAGGTTCACCCGCTAGTGGTAGATTAATATTATCTGAAAAATATTATGAAATATCAAGGCAGTTATCTACTGTCAGGGGTTATAAACAACAAGAACTTCAGGCCATAATCAGTTGTTTTGATAATTTTTCAGAAATTAAGATGGGTGCCTTTGTTGATGTCTTTAAAAATACATTGTCTAGGCCAAAAGTAAAATACCTGGTTGATAAGCTTTGTAAAGATGGAGTTTTATTGCAATCAGGCAAAGGAGCAGGGGTTACATATAACCTTGCATCTTCTTTTGCTAAAGCTACTGATAAAGTAAGTGCTGTTATTGATTATCTTAAATCTTTAACTTAA